A region from the Mesorhizobium sp. J8 genome encodes:
- a CDS encoding NIPSNAP family protein, whose amino-acid sequence MTRPFRLASPVVELRQYTLKPGRRETLIALFDREFVETQEATGMTVIGQFRDLDRPDMFVWLRGFEDMQARKDALSAFYGGPVWAAHRDAANATMIDSDDVLLLKPAWPGAAFDLSGMRRSTATEAESMSDESRLSGFVEISIHHLQSGAEPGFNERFRTEAVPLLAANGAPLLGAFVSEYAENTFPRLPVRASENVFVIVTGFDDDDTHASHRAALAASPAWQAVRETMQAVSTKPVETLRLMPTARSLLR is encoded by the coding sequence ATGACCCGACCTTTCCGCCTTGCCTCGCCTGTCGTGGAGCTGCGGCAATACACGCTGAAGCCGGGACGTCGAGAAACGCTGATCGCGCTGTTCGATCGGGAGTTCGTCGAGACGCAGGAAGCGACAGGCATGACCGTCATCGGCCAGTTCCGCGACCTCGACCGCCCCGACATGTTCGTCTGGCTGCGCGGCTTCGAGGACATGCAGGCAAGGAAGGACGCGCTGAGCGCCTTCTATGGCGGGCCGGTCTGGGCCGCGCATCGCGACGCCGCCAATGCGACGATGATCGATTCCGACGACGTGCTGCTGCTGAAGCCGGCTTGGCCGGGTGCGGCGTTCGACCTGTCAGGGATGCGACGCTCGACGGCTACCGAAGCCGAAAGTATGAGCGATGAGAGCCGCTTGTCTGGCTTTGTTGAGATTTCGATTCATCATTTACAATCAGGTGCGGAGCCCGGTTTTAACGAGCGCTTCCGGACCGAGGCGGTTCCGCTGCTTGCCGCAAACGGCGCCCCGCTCCTTGGCGCGTTCGTCAGCGAGTATGCCGAGAATACGTTTCCGCGTTTGCCTGTGCGGGCCTCCGAAAACGTCTTCGTCATCGTCACGGGGTTCGACGATGACGATACCCATGCGAGCCATCGGGCCGCCCTCGCCGCTTCGCCGGCATGGCAAGCGGTTCGCGAAACCATGCAGGCCGTTTCCACAAAGCCAGTTGAGACACTGCGCCTGATGCCTACGGCCCGGTCGCTGTTGCGATAA
- the ppx gene encoding exopolyphosphatase — protein MIAVSQGRLQDRRPLSIIDIGSNSIRLVVYEGLARSPTLLFNEKMLAGLGRGIVSTGKLDPEAVTRSMEEFRRFRALSDQAGAEHIYVLATAAAREAGNGPDFIHRAEDVLKTEIRVLTGRQEAYYSALGVISGFHPANGIAGDLGGGSLELIDINREAIGDGITLPLGGLRLQDMAKNSLVQAQKIARQELARAKLLKGGQGRVFYAVGGTWRNLARLHMEMTNYPLGVMHHYEISADSAQVFLKQVAKGEVEKVRGIEGVSKNRRSLLPYGAVVLQEIMTAMQPSKIVVSAQGVREGFLYSLLDAEEQNSDPLISAAEELALLRSRSVHHAHDLVEWTGKAFKAFGIDETEDEARYRHAACLLADIGWRAHPEYRGRQSLNIIAHASFIGVDHPGRAYLALANAYRHDGIFNDGVAPEIKALAPPRLLERARVLAAMMRVVYLLTAAMPGVMPRLKWESRGNGALALVLPASLSDLYGERPAGRLAQLARITNRRLVLAVEGGPSVSVK, from the coding sequence GTGATTGCAGTTTCCCAAGGCCGGCTTCAGGACCGGCGGCCGCTGTCGATCATCGACATCGGATCGAACTCGATCCGCCTTGTCGTCTATGAGGGACTGGCGCGCTCGCCCACGCTTCTGTTCAACGAGAAGATGCTGGCCGGCCTCGGCCGCGGCATCGTTTCGACGGGCAAGCTCGACCCCGAGGCGGTGACGCGCTCGATGGAGGAGTTCCGCCGCTTCCGCGCGCTGTCGGATCAGGCGGGCGCCGAGCATATCTATGTGCTGGCCACCGCCGCGGCGCGCGAGGCCGGCAACGGCCCCGATTTCATCCATCGCGCCGAGGATGTGCTGAAGACGGAGATCCGCGTGCTCACCGGCCGCCAGGAGGCTTATTATTCGGCGCTCGGCGTCATCTCCGGCTTCCATCCGGCAAACGGCATCGCTGGTGACCTTGGCGGCGGCAGCCTCGAGCTGATCGACATCAATCGCGAAGCGATCGGCGACGGCATCACACTGCCGCTCGGCGGCCTGCGCCTGCAGGACATGGCGAAGAACTCGCTGGTGCAAGCGCAGAAGATCGCGCGCCAGGAGCTGGCGCGGGCGAAGCTTCTCAAGGGCGGACAGGGCAGGGTCTTCTATGCCGTCGGCGGCACCTGGCGAAACCTCGCCAGGCTGCATATGGAGATGACCAACTATCCGCTCGGCGTCATGCATCACTACGAAATTTCGGCCGACAGCGCGCAGGTCTTCCTGAAGCAGGTGGCCAAGGGCGAGGTCGAGAAGGTGAGAGGCATCGAGGGCGTCTCCAAGAACCGTCGCTCCCTGCTGCCTTACGGCGCGGTCGTGCTGCAGGAGATCATGACGGCGATGCAGCCCTCGAAGATCGTCGTCTCGGCGCAGGGCGTGCGCGAGGGCTTTCTCTATTCGCTGCTCGACGCCGAGGAGCAGAATTCCGATCCGCTGATATCGGCTGCGGAGGAACTGGCGCTGTTGCGCTCCCGCTCGGTGCACCACGCGCACGATCTGGTCGAATGGACCGGCAAGGCGTTCAAGGCCTTCGGCATCGACGAAACGGAAGATGAGGCGCGTTATCGCCATGCGGCCTGCCTGCTCGCCGATATCGGCTGGCGCGCGCATCCCGAATATCGCGGCAGGCAGTCGCTCAACATCATCGCGCATGCCTCCTTCATCGGCGTCGACCATCCCGGCCGCGCCTATCTGGCCCTGGCCAACGCCTATCGCCATGACGGCATCTTCAACGATGGCGTCGCGCCGGAGATCAAGGCGCTGGCGCCGCCGCGCCTGCTCGAGCGCGCCCGCGTGCTGGCGGCGATGATGCGTGTGGTCTATCTGCTGACCGCGGCAATGCCGGGCGTGATGCCGAGGCTGAAATGGGAAAGCCGCGGCAACGGCGCGCTGGCGCTGGTGCTGCCGGCCTCGCTCTCCGACCTCTATGGCGAGCGGCCTGCCGGACGGCTGGCGCAGCTCGCGCGCATCACCAACCGCCGCCTGGTGCTGGCGGTCGAGGGCGGGCCGAGCGTTTCGGTAAAATAG
- the betI gene encoding choline-responsive transcriptional repressor BetI: protein MSTWIRHAWIGPVKLTRLSDIRRKELRQAAFAVLEREGIAGATLEKVAAQAGASKGIVLHYFRNKQELFEHAMREANAVLCHAVVARLQRARSPMERLDAVIEGNFEEHLFLPPLCHAWLSLCAEVPRDEKLARIQKVIHARMRSNLLSGLRGLASPELADEIVLGVTALIDGLWLRLGLQPGSVTREQAVRQVKDFIAGRLAPRQPAPVELASAG from the coding sequence ATGTCAACATGGATTCGCCATGCATGGATCGGCCCAGTGAAACTCACGCGCCTCAGCGACATACGCCGCAAGGAGTTGCGGCAGGCGGCCTTCGCCGTTCTGGAGCGCGAAGGCATTGCCGGCGCGACGCTGGAAAAGGTCGCGGCCCAGGCCGGCGCCTCGAAGGGCATCGTGCTGCACTATTTCCGCAACAAGCAGGAGCTGTTCGAGCACGCCATGCGCGAAGCCAACGCCGTGCTCTGTCACGCCGTCGTCGCCAGGCTGCAGCGGGCGCGGTCTCCGATGGAACGGCTGGACGCCGTGATCGAGGGGAATTTCGAGGAGCACCTGTTCTTGCCGCCGCTCTGCCATGCCTGGCTGTCGCTCTGCGCCGAGGTGCCGCGCGACGAGAAGCTGGCGCGCATCCAGAAGGTGATCCACGCACGCATGCGCTCGAACCTCTTGTCCGGCCTGCGCGGCCTCGCTTCGCCGGAACTGGCCGACGAGATCGTGCTTGGCGTTACCGCTTTGATCGACGGACTGTGGCTCAGGCTCGGCCTGCAGCCGGGCAGCGTCACGCGCGAGCAGGCGGTGCGCCAGGTCAAGGACTTCATCGCGGGGCGGCTGGCGCCACGCCAGCCCGCGCCCGTCGAGCTGGCCTCGGCCGGATAA
- the fumC gene encoding class II fumarate hydratase yields the protein MSAEKTRTETDTFGPIEVATDRYWGAQAQRSLGNFKIGWEKQPASIVRALGIVKRAAAEVNMEMKRLDPAIGKAIVDAAQEVIDGKLNDHFPLVVWQTGSGTQSNMNANEVISNRAIEMLGGVMGSKKPVHPNDHVNMSQSSNDTYPTAMHIACAERVVHHLIPALHHLHKALDAKARAFNHIIKIGRTHTQDATPLTLGQEFSGYAAQVASSIKRIEQTLPGLQELAQGGTAVGTGLNAPVGFAEKVADRIASITGIAFVTAPNKFEALAAHDSMVFSHGAINAAAAALFKIANDIRLLGSGPRSGLGELSLPENEPGSSIMPGKVNPTQCEALTQVCVQVFGNNAALTFAGSQGHFELNVYNPLMAYNFLQSVQLLADASVSFTDNCVVGIEAREDNIKAALERSLMLVTALAPTIGYDNAAKIAKTAHKNGTTLREEALATGLVSEADYDRLVRPEDMTHPG from the coding sequence GTGAGCGCTGAAAAGACCAGAACCGAAACCGATACGTTCGGTCCCATCGAAGTGGCGACCGACCGCTATTGGGGCGCGCAGGCGCAGCGTTCGCTGGGCAATTTCAAGATCGGTTGGGAAAAACAGCCGGCTTCGATCGTGCGTGCGCTCGGCATCGTCAAGCGCGCCGCGGCCGAGGTGAACATGGAGATGAAGCGGCTCGATCCGGCCATTGGCAAGGCGATCGTGGACGCCGCGCAGGAAGTCATCGACGGCAAGCTTAACGACCATTTCCCGCTGGTGGTGTGGCAGACCGGCTCCGGCACGCAGTCCAACATGAACGCCAATGAGGTGATCTCCAACCGTGCGATCGAAATGCTCGGCGGCGTGATGGGTTCGAAGAAGCCGGTGCATCCGAACGACCACGTCAATATGAGCCAGTCGTCCAACGACACCTATCCGACGGCCATGCACATCGCCTGCGCCGAGCGGGTCGTGCACCACCTGATCCCTGCCCTGCACCATCTGCACAAGGCGCTCGACGCGAAGGCCCGCGCCTTCAACCACATCATCAAGATCGGCCGCACGCATACGCAGGACGCCACGCCGCTCACGCTCGGCCAGGAATTTTCCGGCTATGCCGCGCAGGTCGCTTCGTCGATCAAGCGGATCGAGCAGACGCTGCCAGGTTTGCAGGAGCTGGCTCAGGGCGGCACTGCCGTCGGCACCGGCCTCAACGCGCCGGTAGGCTTCGCGGAAAAGGTGGCGGACCGCATAGCTTCGATCACCGGCATCGCCTTCGTCACCGCGCCGAACAAGTTCGAGGCGCTCGCAGCACACGACTCCATGGTGTTCTCGCATGGCGCGATCAACGCGGCCGCCGCGGCCCTCTTCAAGATCGCCAACGACATCCGCCTGCTCGGCTCCGGCCCGCGCTCCGGCCTCGGCGAGCTGTCGCTGCCGGAGAACGAGCCCGGATCCTCGATCATGCCCGGCAAGGTCAATCCGACCCAGTGCGAGGCGCTGACGCAGGTCTGCGTGCAGGTGTTCGGCAACAATGCAGCACTCACCTTCGCCGGCAGCCAGGGCCATTTCGAGCTCAACGTCTACAACCCGCTGATGGCCTACAACTTCCTGCAGTCGGTGCAGTTGCTGGCGGATGCCTCCGTGTCCTTCACGGATAATTGCGTGGTGGGCATCGAAGCGCGCGAGGACAACATCAAGGCCGCGCTCGAGCGCTCGCTGATGCTGGTGACGGCGTTGGCGCCGACCATCGGCTACGACAACGCCGCCAAGATCGCCAAGACCGCGCACAAGAACGGCACGACCTTGCGCGAGGAAGCGCTCGCCACCGGCCTGGTTAGCGAGGCCGACTACGACCGGCTGGTGCGGCCGGAGGATATGACGCATCCGGGGTAA
- a CDS encoding metallophosphoesterase produces MNRSSPATVSRRTFIAGMGGLAAASALPRAAFGQTGKRVQPIDATFLFIADIHACRMASGLSPNCRQEGKTDAALLRNVAALNAIADKRWPAEIDGVSTGLHSAGTRIGTPLGLVTGGDITDDGGGQVTEPSEGTQLLQFSQRYQEGVGPDRVHIPVYVGLGNHDLDQNGSPPHVDWYRRELRDYVEVNHRPGVFFKPPVPATEYDVDTDCYSWDWGGLHLVQTHRFAGDTGHGAPSSLPWLKQDLATYAGDGRPVILFQHYGWDSFSIERWDPVKRTYDDDGAGRPHWWGEADRQALLAAIKGYNVIAVFHGHQHEVPMIYQRDGLDIVKPKAAYMGGFALARVTADNMDVALGEAVGDHGEIVFTNAFTKQFQT; encoded by the coding sequence ATGAATCGCTCTTCGCCAGCAACCGTGTCGCGCCGCACCTTCATCGCCGGGATGGGAGGTCTCGCTGCCGCCTCTGCCTTGCCTCGCGCGGCCTTCGGCCAGACCGGCAAGCGCGTCCAGCCGATCGATGCCACCTTCCTCTTCATCGCCGATATCCATGCCTGCCGCATGGCGAGCGGCCTCAGCCCCAACTGCCGGCAGGAAGGCAAGACCGATGCGGCACTTCTGCGCAATGTCGCGGCGCTGAACGCGATTGCGGACAAAAGGTGGCCGGCCGAGATCGACGGTGTCTCCACCGGCCTGCATTCAGCCGGCACCCGCATCGGCACGCCGCTCGGCCTCGTCACCGGCGGCGACATCACCGACGATGGCGGCGGCCAGGTCACCGAGCCCAGCGAAGGCACGCAGCTTCTGCAGTTCTCCCAGCGCTACCAGGAGGGCGTCGGGCCGGACCGCGTCCACATCCCGGTCTATGTTGGGCTCGGCAATCACGATCTCGACCAGAACGGCTCGCCGCCGCATGTGGATTGGTATCGCCGCGAATTGCGCGACTATGTCGAGGTCAACCATCGCCCCGGCGTGTTCTTCAAGCCGCCGGTGCCGGCAACCGAATACGACGTCGACACGGACTGCTACTCCTGGGACTGGGGCGGCCTGCACCTCGTCCAGACGCACCGCTTCGCAGGCGACACCGGCCACGGCGCGCCGAGCAGCCTGCCCTGGCTGAAGCAGGACCTCGCCACCTATGCCGGCGACGGCCGTCCGGTGATCCTGTTCCAGCACTACGGTTGGGACAGTTTCTCGATCGAGCGGTGGGATCCGGTGAAGCGCACCTATGACGACGATGGCGCCGGCCGCCCGCATTGGTGGGGCGAGGCCGATCGCCAGGCACTGCTGGCCGCGATCAAGGGTTACAACGTCATTGCCGTCTTCCACGGCCACCAGCATGAGGTGCCGATGATCTACCAGCGCGACGGGCTCGACATCGTCAAGCCGAAGGCGGCTTATATGGGCGGCTTCGCGCTGGCGCGCGTGACGGCCGACAACATGGATGTGGCGTTGGGCGAGGCGGTCGGCGATCACGGCGAGATCGTCTTCACCAACGCCTTCACCAAGCAGTTCCAGACATGA
- a CDS encoding alpha/beta fold hydrolase yields the protein MLEPGEQGIEQTAWSCGKRVVDVGGLDLAYVEIAGAEPPLLLIHGFTDTSRSFSLLAPHLPGRRLIMPDLRSHGASQAGEGCGVADFAADIAGLVRRLRLDRPVVVGHSLGGMVSIALAAQYPELIGGMVILASTLKPDFGSDHQLIDGVAALRDPISPSDPFYDWWHACRPGVPRAFLAGLAQDASAIPAARWRAILEEIRRTDLTAAARAVRAPALIIAGGRDPLFGEAHQKSMAGALTGSRLIWAHDCGHNPHWDEPAFVAKAIAGVLPVR from the coding sequence TTGTTGGAGCCTGGGGAGCAGGGCATCGAGCAGACCGCATGGTCCTGCGGCAAGCGGGTTGTCGATGTCGGCGGCCTCGACCTGGCCTATGTCGAGATCGCCGGCGCGGAGCCGCCGTTGCTGCTGATTCACGGCTTCACCGATACCAGCCGCAGTTTTTCTCTGCTGGCGCCGCATCTTCCCGGGCGCCGACTGATCATGCCGGACTTGCGTAGCCATGGCGCCTCGCAGGCGGGCGAGGGCTGCGGCGTCGCCGACTTCGCCGCCGACATTGCCGGACTGGTCCGGCGCTTGCGGCTTGACCGGCCGGTCGTCGTCGGACATTCGCTGGGCGGCATGGTGTCGATCGCCCTGGCCGCGCAATATCCGGAACTGATCGGCGGGATGGTGATCCTGGCCAGCACGCTGAAGCCCGACTTCGGATCGGATCACCAACTGATCGACGGCGTCGCGGCCTTGCGCGACCCGATCTCGCCGTCCGATCCGTTCTATGATTGGTGGCATGCCTGCCGGCCCGGTGTGCCGCGGGCCTTTCTCGCCGGCCTCGCGCAAGATGCGTCCGCGATCCCCGCGGCGCGCTGGCGCGCCATTCTCGAGGAAATCCGCCGCACCGATCTGACCGCCGCGGCGCGCGCCGTTCGGGCCCCGGCCCTGATCATCGCCGGTGGGCGCGATCCGCTTTTTGGTGAAGCGCACCAGAAGTCGATGGCAGGGGCGCTGACTGGATCGCGTCTGATTTGGGCGCACGACTGCGGCCACAACCCGCATTGGGACGAGCCGGCCTTTGTCGCCAAGGCAATAGCCGGTGTGCTGCCCGTCAGGTGA
- a CDS encoding glutathione S-transferase family protein, which translates to MAEFTLYIGNKCFSSWSLRPWVAMKHLEIPFEEGFVRLRTPETAANLAKVSPTGLVPVLNHKGRIVWETLAILEYLADLYPEKKLWPEDLAARALARSVATEMHSGFREVRYGWPMNLRRPKSHKPLDAEGEAQRARIEAIWRQCREQYGQGGPFLFGHFTAADAMYAPVVTRFDTYGGELAPVTRAYVDAVLATPAMRHWYAEAAKEQWPEPGPDE; encoded by the coding sequence TTGGCGGAGTTCACCCTCTATATCGGCAACAAATGCTTCTCCTCCTGGTCACTCAGGCCATGGGTAGCGATGAAGCACCTGGAGATCCCTTTCGAGGAAGGCTTCGTGCGGCTGCGCACGCCGGAAACGGCGGCCAACCTTGCCAAGGTATCGCCGACCGGCTTGGTGCCGGTGTTGAATCACAAAGGCAGGATCGTTTGGGAAACGCTTGCAATCCTTGAATATCTTGCTGACCTCTACCCTGAGAAAAAGCTCTGGCCGGAGGATCTTGCCGCCCGCGCGCTGGCCCGCTCGGTGGCGACCGAGATGCATTCCGGCTTCCGCGAGGTCCGTTACGGCTGGCCGATGAATCTGCGCCGGCCGAAATCGCACAAGCCGCTCGATGCCGAGGGCGAGGCGCAGCGAGCGAGGATCGAGGCGATCTGGCGCCAGTGCCGGGAGCAATATGGCCAGGGCGGTCCGTTCCTGTTCGGCCATTTCACCGCGGCCGACGCCATGTATGCGCCGGTGGTCACGCGCTTCGACACCTATGGCGGCGAGCTGGCGCCCGTCACCCGCGCCTATGTCGACGCGGTATTGGCGACGCCGGCGATGCGGCACTGGTATGCTGAAGCCGCCAAGGAGCAATGGCCGGAGCCTGGCCCGGACGAATAG
- the choX gene encoding choline ABC transporter substrate-binding protein, translating into MLRMLANGVCFAALMMASQAARAAEAESCKAVRIAEPGWNDLAFTTGVAKVLLQALGYEPQSEVLGINVIYEGMKNKDLDLFLGYWDPAMVTYYEPYKKDGSIENVRVNLVGAKYTFAVPTYVWDAGVKDLSDLHKFADKFGKKMYGIEPGSNQLMMDAIADPQFDLGGWQVVESSEAGMLSEVGYEIKEKQFIVFQGWAPHPMNTMYDFKYLTGGDKFFGPNFGAATVTTQVRKGYLQECPNVAQFLKNLAFDIDMENVGMGYLINDGMKPEDGALKSITLHKDRLDAWLAGVTTFDGKPGLAAVKEKLGL; encoded by the coding sequence ATGTTGCGCATGCTTGCAAATGGCGTCTGTTTCGCGGCCCTGATGATGGCTTCGCAGGCGGCTCGGGCCGCCGAGGCCGAAAGCTGCAAGGCAGTCCGCATCGCCGAGCCGGGCTGGAACGATCTCGCCTTTACAACCGGTGTGGCCAAGGTGCTGCTCCAGGCGCTCGGCTACGAGCCGCAGAGCGAGGTGCTCGGCATCAACGTCATTTACGAAGGCATGAAGAATAAGGACCTCGACCTGTTCCTCGGCTACTGGGATCCGGCGATGGTCACCTATTACGAACCCTACAAGAAGGACGGCTCGATCGAGAATGTTCGGGTCAATCTGGTCGGTGCCAAATACACCTTCGCCGTGCCGACCTATGTCTGGGACGCCGGCGTCAAGGACCTGTCCGACCTGCACAAATTCGCCGACAAGTTCGGAAAGAAGATGTACGGCATCGAGCCGGGCTCCAACCAGCTGATGATGGACGCCATCGCCGATCCTCAGTTCGACCTCGGCGGATGGCAGGTGGTGGAGTCGAGTGAAGCCGGCATGCTTTCGGAGGTCGGCTACGAGATCAAGGAGAAGCAGTTCATCGTCTTCCAGGGTTGGGCGCCGCATCCGATGAACACGATGTACGACTTCAAGTACCTGACCGGTGGCGACAAGTTCTTCGGTCCGAATTTCGGCGCCGCCACCGTGACCACCCAGGTGCGCAAGGGCTATCTCCAGGAATGCCCGAACGTCGCGCAATTCCTGAAGAACCTCGCCTTCGACATCGACATGGAAAATGTCGGCATGGGCTACCTTATCAATGACGGCATGAAGCCGGAGGACGGAGCGCTGAAGTCGATTACCTTGCATAAGGACCGCCTCGACGCCTGGCTCGCCGGCGTCACCACCTTCGACGGCAAGCCCGGCCTTGCCGCGGTCAAGGAAAAGCTCGGGCTGTGA
- a CDS encoding TetR/AcrR family transcriptional regulator: MRRRVLDVAEGAFQARGYHASSLGDLMAAAGVTGGALHHHFPTKKALALAVIEERVAAAVRETWIDPVLAAPSAREGVRAVFEAVAAELEQQGYVRGCPLNNLAHELSLADDEFRSALAGIFADWRQAIADKIRADQQGGGEGETDPERFAALTVAAYSGAMSMAKASQDAGMLRECLKGLESSELPSSQGQLTAKRRRRVLLRSKVG, translated from the coding sequence ATGCGCCGGCGCGTGCTCGACGTAGCGGAAGGCGCTTTTCAGGCGCGCGGCTATCACGCCTCGAGCCTTGGCGATCTGATGGCGGCGGCCGGCGTCACGGGCGGCGCGCTGCATCATCATTTCCCGACCAAGAAGGCGCTGGCGCTGGCGGTGATCGAGGAGCGGGTGGCGGCAGCGGTCCGGGAGACCTGGATCGACCCGGTGCTGGCGGCGCCCTCGGCCCGCGAAGGTGTGCGCGCCGTGTTCGAGGCTGTGGCGGCGGAACTCGAGCAGCAAGGCTATGTGCGCGGCTGCCCGCTCAACAACCTGGCGCATGAATTGTCGCTGGCCGACGATGAATTTCGCTCGGCGCTGGCCGGGATCTTTGCCGATTGGCGCCAGGCGATCGCCGACAAGATCCGGGCCGATCAACAGGGCGGCGGAGAGGGTGAGACCGATCCGGAGCGTTTTGCGGCGTTGACCGTGGCGGCCTATTCCGGCGCCATGTCGATGGCCAAGGCATCGCAGGACGCCGGGATGTTGCGGGAGTGCCTGAAGGGGTTGGAAAGTTCCGAGCTGCCGTCATCGCAGGGCCAGTTGACGGCAAAGCGTCGTCGCCGTGTGTTGCTGCGGTCTAAGGTCGGATAA
- a CDS encoding DoxX family protein has protein sequence MSINSSVAGNGTASNSSTTILLGRILLSVIFLLSGFGKLTAISGTASYFGALGLPVPTVTAVVVGLIELLGGLAILLGFQTRIAAWVLAIFTIATGLVAHTGWADQMQMIQFLKNLAITGGFILLASSGAGAYSIDAKRA, from the coding sequence ATGTCCATCAACTCTTCCGTCGCCGGCAACGGCACCGCGTCCAACAGCTCCACGACGATCCTGCTCGGCCGCATCCTGCTTTCGGTCATCTTCCTGCTTTCCGGCTTCGGCAAGCTTACCGCCATTTCCGGTACCGCCAGTTATTTCGGCGCGCTCGGCCTGCCGGTGCCGACCGTAACCGCCGTCGTTGTCGGCCTGATCGAGCTGCTCGGCGGCCTTGCCATCCTGCTCGGCTTCCAGACCCGCATCGCCGCTTGGGTGCTCGCCATCTTCACGATCGCCACCGGGCTGGTCGCGCACACCGGCTGGGCCGACCAGATGCAGATGATCCAGTTCCTCAAGAACCTCGCCATCACCGGCGGCTTCATCCTGCTCGCCTCGTCCGGCGCCGGCGCCTATTCGATCGACGCCAAGCGCGCCTAA
- a CDS encoding YciI family protein, whose protein sequence is MATSEAPREALASTIFHCRLIPPRPDFALTMTEEERALMGRHADYLREKLREGVMIMAGPVADPAGPWGLLILRAGSEAEARAVTDGDPVSSSGRGFRYEILPMLSVIM, encoded by the coding sequence ATGGCCACCAGCGAAGCACCGCGTGAAGCCTTGGCATCGACGATCTTCCATTGCCGGCTGATCCCGCCTCGGCCGGACTTCGCCCTCACCATGACGGAGGAGGAAAGGGCGCTGATGGGCAGGCATGCCGACTATCTGCGCGAGAAGCTCCGCGAAGGCGTCATGATCATGGCAGGCCCGGTCGCCGATCCGGCCGGGCCCTGGGGGCTGCTGATCCTGCGTGCCGGCAGCGAGGCGGAGGCGAGGGCCGTAACCGATGGCGATCCCGTATCGAGTTCGGGCCGCGGCTTCCGCTATGAAATCCTGCCGATGTTGAGCGTGATCATGTAA
- a CDS encoding CsbD family protein yields the protein MVNRDQVAGLAKQMKGSVKQAAGKATGNRRTQVEGAADKLAGKVQKAYGDVKDKVNKAF from the coding sequence ATGGTGAACAGGGATCAGGTCGCCGGTCTTGCCAAGCAGATGAAGGGTTCGGTCAAGCAAGCGGCCGGCAAGGCCACCGGCAACCGGCGAACCCAGGTCGAAGGTGCCGCCGACAAACTCGCCGGCAAGGTGCAGAAGGCCTATGGCGACGTGAAGGACAAGGTCAATAAGGCGTTCTGA
- a CDS encoding DoxX family protein, protein MFRNALLLVSRLLLAALFVPSGFQALTNIAGTTNYFAGLGLPLPILAAWGTGLFELVAGLLILVGFQTRIVALLLAAFCVVAGFIGHYGQGGDDATLAFLHQQMLMKDIAIAGGFLALAMAGAGAWSADGRGFGLNAEVT, encoded by the coding sequence ATGTTTCGCAACGCGTTGCTTCTGGTCTCGCGGCTCCTTCTTGCCGCGCTGTTCGTGCCGTCGGGCTTCCAGGCGCTCACCAACATCGCCGGCACGACCAATTATTTCGCCGGCCTCGGCCTGCCGCTGCCCATTTTGGCAGCCTGGGGCACCGGCCTGTTCGAGCTGGTTGCCGGGCTTTTGATCCTCGTCGGCTTCCAGACGCGGATCGTGGCGCTCCTGCTTGCGGCTTTCTGCGTGGTCGCCGGCTTCATCGGCCACTACGGCCAGGGCGGCGACGATGCCACGCTTGCCTTCCTGCACCAGCAGATGCTCATGAAGGATATCGCCATTGCCGGCGGCTTCCTGGCCCTCGCCATGGCCGGCGCCGGCGCATGGTCGGCTGACGGGCGTGGCTTCGGCCTCAATGCCGAGGTGACCTAA